A window from Staphylococcus succinus encodes these proteins:
- a CDS encoding nicotinate phosphoribosyltransferase, with protein MYQYEDDTFVLHNDLYQINMAESYWNDGIHERWSVFDLYFRNMPFDSGYAVFNGLKRVIDFINNFHFSESDIEYLKSIGYQEDFLSYLKDLKFTGNIRSMHEGELCFGNEPLIRVEAPLIQAQLIETMLLNIVNFHTLITTKASRIRQVASDDILMEFGTRRAQEADAALWGARAAFIGGFNATSNVRAGKLFDIPVSGTHAHAMVQAYGDEYIAFKKYAERHKDCVFLVDTFHTLKSGVPTAIKVAKELGDKINFIGIRLDSGDIAYLSKEARRMLDEAGFTDAKIIASNDLDEQTITSLKSQGAKVDSWGVGTKLVTGYDQPALGAVYKLVAVEDSSGQYVDRIKLSNNAEKVTTPGKKNVYRIINKKTNKAEGDYITLDQENPYDESPLKLFHPVHTYKMKFIKSFIAKDLHHDIFKDGKLVYNLPTEKEAQTYLNESLEYLWDENKRHLNPQEYPVDLSTACWENKHKRIFEVAEHVKEMEEDNE; from the coding sequence GTGTACCAATACGAAGATGATACATTTGTACTACATAATGATTTATATCAAATAAATATGGCTGAAAGTTATTGGAATGATGGGATTCATGAACGTTGGTCAGTGTTTGATTTATACTTTAGGAATATGCCGTTCGATAGCGGTTATGCAGTTTTTAATGGATTAAAACGTGTTATAGACTTTATAAATAATTTTCATTTTTCTGAATCAGACATAGAATACTTGAAATCAATTGGCTATCAAGAAGACTTCTTAAGCTACTTAAAAGATTTGAAATTTACTGGGAATATCCGTTCGATGCATGAGGGTGAACTTTGTTTTGGAAATGAACCATTAATCAGAGTAGAAGCACCGCTTATCCAAGCACAATTAATAGAAACAATGTTACTAAATATAGTGAATTTCCATACACTTATTACTACAAAAGCGAGCAGAATTAGACAAGTTGCAAGTGACGATATACTCATGGAATTTGGTACAAGACGTGCTCAAGAAGCGGATGCAGCATTGTGGGGAGCTAGAGCTGCCTTTATAGGAGGATTTAATGCAACGAGCAATGTTCGCGCTGGAAAGTTATTTGATATTCCAGTTTCTGGTACACATGCACATGCAATGGTTCAAGCTTATGGAGATGAATATATAGCTTTTAAAAAATATGCAGAGCGACATAAAGATTGTGTGTTTTTAGTAGATACTTTCCATACATTAAAATCAGGCGTCCCTACTGCAATTAAAGTAGCAAAAGAATTAGGAGATAAAATTAACTTTATCGGTATTCGATTAGATTCTGGGGATATTGCCTATCTCTCAAAAGAGGCGCGTAGAATGTTAGATGAAGCCGGATTTACAGATGCCAAAATTATCGCTTCTAATGATTTAGATGAACAAACAATTACAAGCTTAAAATCCCAAGGTGCGAAAGTTGATTCATGGGGTGTGGGTACTAAGTTAGTGACAGGTTATGATCAACCGGCGTTAGGTGCGGTGTACAAATTGGTTGCTGTGGAAGATAGTTCGGGACAATACGTGGATCGTATCAAATTATCCAACAATGCTGAGAAAGTGACCACACCAGGTAAGAAAAACGTGTACCGTATCATTAACAAGAAAACAAATAAAGCGGAAGGAGATTACATCACATTAGATCAAGAGAATCCATACGATGAATCACCGCTTAAATTATTCCATCCAGTACACACTTATAAAATGAAATTTATAAAGTCGTTTATAGCCAAAGATTTACATCATGATATTTTCAAGGATGGTAAACTGGTATATAATTTACCTACTGAAAAAGAAGCTCAGACATATTTAAATGAAAGTCTTGAGTATCTATGGGATGAAAATAAACGTCACCTCAACCCCCAAGAGTATCCAGTTGATTTAAGTACTGCATGCTGGGAAAATAAACATAAACGTATATTTGAAGTAGCAGAACATGTGAAGGAGATGGAAGAAGACAATGAGTAA
- the nadE gene encoding ammonia-dependent NAD(+) synthetase, producing MSNLQDIIVKEMKVKPVIDSKEETRNIIQFIKSYIQSHSFIKSLVLGISGGQDSTLTGKLCQIAVNELKQEGIDCQFIAVKLPYGIQSDAAEVEDALNFIQPDKVVTVNIKAAVDQSVHSLEEAGIQLTDFQKGNEKARERMKVQFSIASNMQGIVVGTDHSAENITGFYTKYGDGAADIAPIFGLNKRQGQQLLTYLDAPKHLYEKVPTADLEEDKPQLPDEEALGVSYNDIDDYLEGKTVSSEAKDVIEKHYIKTAHKRELAYTRYSWPKN from the coding sequence ATGAGTAATTTACAAGATATTATCGTCAAAGAAATGAAAGTAAAGCCAGTAATTGATAGTAAAGAAGAAACGCGTAATATCATTCAATTTATTAAAAGTTATATCCAGTCTCATTCTTTTATTAAATCTTTAGTATTGGGTATATCGGGTGGACAAGATTCGACATTAACTGGAAAATTATGCCAAATAGCTGTCAATGAACTGAAACAAGAAGGCATTGACTGCCAATTTATTGCTGTGAAACTACCTTATGGTATACAAAGTGACGCAGCTGAAGTAGAAGATGCATTAAACTTTATTCAACCTGATAAAGTAGTTACAGTGAATATCAAAGCAGCTGTAGATCAAAGCGTACATTCACTCGAAGAAGCAGGTATACAATTGACAGATTTTCAAAAAGGAAATGAAAAAGCACGTGAACGTATGAAGGTACAATTCTCTATAGCATCTAATATGCAAGGCATTGTTGTAGGTACGGACCATTCTGCTGAAAATATTACCGGTTTTTATACAAAATATGGTGATGGTGCTGCTGATATTGCGCCAATATTTGGACTGAATAAGCGACAAGGACAGCAATTATTAACGTATCTTGATGCTCCAAAACATTTATATGAAAAAGTACCAACAGCTGATTTAGAAGAAGATAAGCCACAACTTCCAGATGAAGAAGCACTGGGTGTAAGTTATAACGATATTGATGATTACTTAGAAGGTAAAACTGTTTCAAGTGAAGCTAAAGATGTGATTGAAAAACATTATATTAAAACTGCACACAAAAGAGAACTTGCTTATACAAGATATTCATGGCCTAAAAATTAA
- a CDS encoding DUF2179 domain-containing protein, which translates to MSVITSNPWLMVLAIFIINVTYVTCLTMRTILTLKGYRYVAAIVSFLEVLVYVVGLGMVMSSLDQIQNVLAYAFGFSIGIIVGMKIEEKLALGYTVVNVTSSEYELDLPRQLRDLGYGVTHSTAYGRDGKRLILQILTPRRFEFKLIDTIKQMDEKAFIVAYEPRTIHGGFWAKGLKSKKLKQYDTDEVESI; encoded by the coding sequence ATGTCAGTGATAACATCTAATCCATGGTTAATGGTATTAGCAATTTTTATTATCAATGTTACTTATGTAACATGTTTAACGATGAGAACAATATTAACACTTAAAGGTTATCGCTATGTAGCAGCTATTGTCAGCTTTTTAGAAGTTCTTGTTTATGTAGTTGGTTTAGGCATGGTCATGTCTAGTTTAGACCAAATTCAGAATGTATTAGCGTATGCGTTTGGATTTTCAATTGGTATTATTGTTGGTATGAAGATTGAAGAAAAGTTAGCATTAGGGTATACAGTTGTTAATGTTACTTCATCAGAATATGAATTAGATTTGCCGAGACAATTAAGAGATTTAGGCTATGGTGTTACACATAGTACAGCATATGGTAGAGACGGAAAACGTTTGATTTTACAAATACTTACGCCAAGACGCTTTGAATTTAAACTAATTGATACAATTAAACAAATGGATGAAAAGGCATTTATTGTCGCATATGAACCACGTACTATACATGGTGGTTTCTGGGCTAAAGGATTGAAGAGTAAGAAACTTAAACAATACGATACGGATGAAGTTGAAAGTATATGA
- a CDS encoding NETI motif-containing protein, translated as MKKQQKFKVEENESIQDCLQRMREAGYTPVKRYEKPVYKENKDGSVEVLRQKIEFVGKLQEL; from the coding sequence ATGAAGAAACAACAAAAATTTAAAGTTGAAGAAAATGAATCCATACAAGACTGTTTACAACGTATGCGTGAAGCGGGTTACACACCAGTTAAACGTTACGAAAAACCTGTTTACAAAGAGAATAAAGACGGTAGTGTAGAAGTGCTTAGACAAAAAATTGAGTTTGTCGGCAAGTTACAAGAGCTATAA
- the purB gene encoding adenylosuccinate lyase, whose product MIERYSREEMTNIWTDQNRYEAWLEVEILACEAWSKLGDIPEEDVKKIRQNAKVDVERAQEIEQETRHDVVAFTRQVSETLGEERKWVHYGLTSTDVVDTALSYVIKQANDIIEKDLERFIEVLAQKAKDYKYTLMMGRTHGVHAEPTTFGVKMALWYTEMQRNLERFKRVREEIEVGKMSGAVGTFANIPPEIEAYVCENLGIDIASVSTQTLQRDRHAYYIATLALIGTSMEKFAVEIRNLQKTETREVEEAFAKGQKGSSAMPHKRNPIGSENITGIARVIRGYVTTAYENVPLWHERDISHSSAERIMLPDVTIALDYALNRFTNIVDRLTVFEDNMLENIDKTYGLIFSQRVLLALINKGLAREEAYDKVQPKAMESWETKTPFRALIEQDSSITDLLTTEDLDECFNPKHHLNQVDTIFERAGLV is encoded by the coding sequence ATGATTGAACGCTATTCTAGAGAAGAAATGACAAATATTTGGACAGATCAAAATCGCTATGAAGCTTGGTTAGAGGTAGAGATACTTGCATGTGAGGCTTGGAGTAAATTAGGTGATATCCCTGAAGAAGATGTAAAGAAAATACGTCAAAATGCTAAAGTTGATGTCGAACGCGCGCAAGAAATTGAACAAGAAACTCGTCATGATGTTGTGGCTTTTACAAGACAAGTTTCTGAAACATTAGGTGAAGAACGTAAGTGGGTACATTATGGTTTAACTTCGACAGACGTTGTTGATACTGCATTAAGCTATGTTATTAAACAAGCCAATGATATTATTGAAAAAGATTTAGAAAGATTTATCGAAGTATTAGCGCAAAAAGCAAAGGATTACAAATATACATTGATGATGGGGCGTACACATGGTGTACATGCTGAACCAACTACTTTTGGTGTTAAAATGGCACTATGGTATACAGAGATGCAACGTAATTTAGAACGTTTTAAACGCGTTAGAGAAGAGATTGAAGTAGGTAAAATGAGCGGAGCTGTAGGTACATTTGCTAATATCCCACCAGAAATAGAAGCGTATGTATGTGAAAATTTAGGTATCGATATTGCTTCAGTTTCAACACAAACATTACAACGTGATCGTCATGCTTATTACATTGCGACGCTCGCATTAATTGGAACATCAATGGAAAAATTTGCTGTTGAAATTCGTAATTTACAAAAAACTGAAACACGTGAAGTAGAAGAAGCATTCGCTAAAGGACAAAAAGGTTCATCAGCAATGCCTCATAAACGTAACCCAATTGGTTCTGAAAATATCACAGGCATTGCACGCGTGATTAGAGGCTATGTAACAACAGCTTATGAAAATGTACCGTTATGGCATGAAAGAGACATCTCACACTCATCTGCAGAACGTATTATGTTACCAGATGTTACCATTGCATTAGATTACGCTTTAAATCGTTTTACAAATATTGTAGATAGACTTACAGTATTTGAAGACAATATGCTTGAAAACATCGATAAAACTTATGGTTTAATCTTCTCACAACGTGTATTGTTAGCGTTGATCAATAAAGGTTTAGCACGTGAAGAGGCTTATGATAAAGTTCAACCTAAAGCGATGGAATCTTGGGAAACTAAAACACCATTTAGAGCATTAATTGAGCAAGATAGTTCGATAACTGATTTATTAACTACAGAAGACTTAGATGAATGTTTCAATCCAAAACATCATTTAAACCAAGTTGACACTATTTTTGAAAGAGCTGGACTGGTTTAA
- a CDS encoding YerC/YecD family TrpR-related protein has protein sequence MQIEKLRGHALDELFDAILTLENREECYQFFDDLCTVNELQSLSQRLQVAKMIKQGYTYATIEQESGASTATISRVKRSLQWGNDAYTIILDRMNIETAD, from the coding sequence ATGCAAATTGAAAAGTTAAGAGGCCATGCATTAGATGAATTATTTGATGCTATTCTAACGCTTGAAAATAGAGAAGAATGTTATCAATTTTTTGATGATTTGTGTACGGTGAATGAGTTACAGTCATTGTCACAACGTTTGCAAGTCGCTAAGATGATTAAACAAGGATATACTTATGCGACGATAGAGCAAGAGTCAGGTGCATCAACTGCAACAATTTCTCGAGTGAAAAGATCATTGCAATGGGGTAATGATGCATACACGATAATTCTAGACCGCATGAATATTGAAACAGCCGATTAA
- a CDS encoding M15 family metallopeptidase: MLKKWIVGIFTLIVGTIILIVTFILLILSMKQNPQSTTPEIVKPRNALPIITEKRGITRINGHVIVNKQYGLPQTYKPGENKAARYKLNQLLHKAEKEHISLKYISGYRSYDDQKQVVETYTQKDGKQTAQSYTAPPGHSEHQTGLAFDVGTDLPMKDFHKDFEKSEESKWLTQHAADYGFIIRYPKGQSQQTGYAYEPWHLRYVGHQLANIITEEDTNLESYYHLNHELK, encoded by the coding sequence ATGCTAAAGAAATGGATTGTTGGGATATTTACTTTAATTGTTGGCACAATCATCTTAATTGTCACATTCATTCTATTGATTCTAAGCATGAAACAAAATCCTCAATCTACAACTCCAGAAATTGTTAAACCACGGAATGCGTTACCAATCATTACGGAAAAACGTGGAATTACGCGTATCAATGGCCATGTTATAGTCAATAAACAATACGGCTTACCACAAACATATAAACCAGGAGAAAATAAAGCGGCAAGATATAAACTCAATCAATTACTGCACAAAGCAGAAAAAGAACATATAAGTTTAAAATATATTAGTGGTTATCGTAGTTATGATGACCAAAAACAAGTGGTTGAGACATATACACAAAAAGATGGAAAACAGACAGCTCAGAGTTATACGGCTCCACCAGGACATTCAGAGCATCAAACGGGTTTGGCTTTTGATGTAGGTACAGATCTTCCAATGAAAGATTTTCATAAGGATTTTGAAAAATCTGAAGAAAGTAAATGGTTGACTCAACATGCTGCTGATTATGGTTTTATTATTCGCTATCCCAAAGGGCAATCTCAACAAACCGGCTACGCCTATGAACCATGGCATTTACGTTATGTAGGTCATCAATTAGCTAATATTATAACTGAAGAAGATACAAATTTAGAAAGTTATTATCATTTAAATCATGAGTTAAAATAG
- a CDS encoding heptaprenylglyceryl phosphate synthase, protein MYDIKKWKHIFKLDPAKSITDAHLEMICMSDTDAIIIGGTDDVTEDNVVHLMSRVRRYSLPLALEISNVESVVAGFDCYFVPSVLNSSNVKYHNGILLEALKSYGQMIDFEEVVFEGYVVLNPDCKVAQLTQAQTKLDQEDIEAYAQMINDMYKLPVMYIEYSGTYGEIEMIKSASAMLTHTQLFYGGGINSFDEAQDMAAYADTIIVGDIIYTDIDKALNTVKIKESHK, encoded by the coding sequence ATGTATGACATTAAAAAATGGAAACATATTTTTAAATTAGATCCTGCAAAGTCAATTACCGATGCACATTTAGAGATGATTTGTATGTCGGATACCGATGCAATTATCATTGGCGGGACAGATGATGTTACTGAAGATAATGTTGTTCATTTAATGAGTCGAGTTAGAAGGTATTCGCTACCTTTAGCATTGGAGATTTCTAATGTAGAAAGTGTAGTGGCTGGTTTTGATTGTTATTTTGTACCAAGTGTATTAAATAGTAGTAATGTTAAGTATCATAATGGCATTTTATTAGAGGCACTTAAATCATATGGACAGATGATTGATTTTGAAGAAGTTGTGTTTGAAGGTTATGTTGTTCTAAATCCAGATTGTAAAGTAGCACAATTAACACAAGCTCAGACAAAGTTAGATCAAGAAGATATTGAAGCTTATGCACAAATGATTAATGATATGTACAAGCTACCAGTTATGTATATTGAATACAGTGGTACATACGGTGAAATTGAAATGATAAAATCAGCATCAGCAATGTTAACCCATACACAATTATTCTATGGTGGTGGCATAAATAGCTTTGACGAAGCACAAGACATGGCTGCTTATGCAGACACAATAATAGTTGGCGATATTATATATACAGATATAGATAAAGCATTAAATACAGTTAAGATAAAGGAGTCACATAAATAA
- the pcrA gene encoding DNA helicase PcrA: MNALVNKMNDEQSQAVRTTEGPLLIMAGAGSGKTRVLTHRIAYLLDEKDVSPYNVLAITFTNKAAKEMKERVEALVGEQAQVLWMSTFHSMCVRILRRDADRIGIERNFTIIDPTDQKSVIKDVLKNENIDSKKFEPRMFIGAISNLKNELKTPEDAQKEANDYHTQMVATVYKGYQRQLTRNEALDFDDLIMVTIRLFERVPEVLDYYQNKFQYIHVDEYQDTNKAQYTLVKLLASKFKNLCVVGDSDQSIYGWRGADIQNILSFEEDYPEAKTIFLEQNYRSTKNILNAANEVIKNNSERKPKGLWTGNTDGDKIHYYEATTERDEAEYVVREIMKQQRNGKKFKDMAILYRTNAQSRVLEETFMKSNIPYTMVGGQKFYDRKEIKDLLSYLRIIANSNDDISLQRIINVPKRGIGPSSVEKIQAYAVQNDLSMFDALAEVDFIGLSKKVTQECINFYDVMQNIIKQQEFLEISEIVEEALTKSGYREMLEREQSLESRSRLENIDEFMSVPKDYEKNTPLEEQSLINFLTDLSLVADIDEAQIDDGITLMTMHSAKGLEFPIVFIMGMEESLFPHIRAIKSEDEHEMQEERRICYVAITRAEETLYITHATSRMLFGRPQSNMASRFLREIPEELVENDNKSKAKSANNGFKSATKQPAKRGYSQRAATSKKTQVSTDWKIGDKVVHKSWGEGMVSNVNEKNGSVELDIIFKSEGPKRLLAQFAPIEKKGE; encoded by the coding sequence ATGAATGCATTAGTTAATAAGATGAATGACGAGCAAAGCCAAGCAGTAAGAACTACAGAAGGGCCTTTACTTATAATGGCAGGTGCAGGATCGGGCAAAACACGTGTGTTAACACATCGCATTGCTTATTTGTTAGATGAAAAAGATGTGTCTCCATATAATGTTTTGGCGATAACCTTTACAAATAAAGCAGCTAAAGAAATGAAAGAACGTGTTGAAGCATTGGTTGGTGAACAAGCTCAAGTTCTTTGGATGTCCACATTCCACTCTATGTGTGTGAGAATTCTTCGTAGAGATGCAGACAGAATTGGAATTGAACGTAATTTTACAATTATTGATCCAACCGATCAAAAATCTGTTATTAAAGATGTATTGAAGAATGAGAACATAGATAGCAAAAAATTTGAGCCTAGAATGTTTATTGGGGCTATTAGTAATTTAAAAAATGAATTAAAAACACCTGAAGATGCACAAAAAGAAGCTAATGATTACCATACTCAAATGGTAGCTACAGTGTATAAAGGTTATCAACGACAACTTACAAGAAATGAAGCATTAGACTTCGATGATTTAATCATGGTAACTATCCGCTTATTTGAACGAGTACCAGAAGTATTGGACTACTATCAAAATAAATTCCAATACATACACGTGGATGAATACCAAGATACCAATAAAGCCCAATACACATTAGTTAAATTATTAGCTAGTAAATTCAAAAATTTATGTGTTGTTGGTGACTCCGACCAATCTATCTATGGTTGGCGTGGTGCGGATATTCAAAATATTCTATCATTTGAAGAAGATTATCCAGAAGCAAAAACAATCTTCTTAGAACAAAACTATCGTTCAACAAAAAATATTTTAAATGCAGCCAATGAAGTGATAAAAAATAATTCAGAACGTAAACCTAAAGGGTTGTGGACTGGTAATACAGATGGAGATAAAATTCATTATTATGAAGCGACGACAGAGAGAGACGAGGCGGAATATGTTGTTCGTGAAATTATGAAACAGCAACGCAACGGCAAGAAATTTAAAGATATGGCAATTTTATATCGTACAAATGCGCAATCACGTGTACTTGAAGAAACATTTATGAAATCGAATATTCCATATACTATGGTTGGCGGTCAAAAGTTCTATGATAGAAAAGAGATTAAAGATCTATTAAGTTACTTACGTATTATTGCAAACAGTAATGATGATATTAGTTTGCAACGTATTATCAATGTTCCTAAACGAGGTATCGGACCATCCTCAGTAGAGAAAATCCAAGCTTATGCTGTACAAAATGACTTGAGTATGTTTGATGCATTAGCAGAAGTAGATTTTATAGGTTTATCAAAAAAAGTAACGCAAGAATGTATTAACTTTTATGATGTTATGCAAAATATTATAAAACAACAAGAGTTTTTAGAAATTAGTGAAATTGTAGAAGAAGCTTTAACAAAATCAGGTTACCGTGAAATGTTGGAACGTGAACAAAGTTTAGAGTCGAGAAGTAGATTAGAAAATATAGATGAGTTCATGTCTGTTCCAAAAGATTATGAAAAGAATACACCATTAGAAGAACAGTCATTAATTAATTTCTTAACAGATCTATCACTAGTTGCAGATATTGATGAAGCACAAATCGATGACGGTATAACACTAATGACGATGCACTCTGCCAAAGGTTTGGAGTTTCCTATCGTATTTATTATGGGCATGGAAGAATCACTATTTCCACATATAAGAGCAATTAAAAGTGAAGATGAACATGAGATGCAAGAAGAAAGACGTATCTGCTACGTAGCTATTACACGTGCTGAAGAAACTTTATATATCACACATGCTACTTCACGAATGTTATTTGGACGTCCACAATCGAATATGGCTTCAAGGTTTTTGAGAGAAATACCAGAAGAGTTAGTGGAAAATGATAATAAATCTAAAGCTAAATCAGCGAATAATGGATTTAAATCAGCAACGAAACAACCGGCCAAAAGAGGTTATAGTCAACGGGCGGCTACTTCGAAGAAAACTCAAGTATCTACAGATTGGAAAATCGGTGATAAAGTGGTTCATAAATCTTGGGGTGAGGGTATGGTAAGTAATGTCAACGAGAAAAATGGTTCAGTAGAATTAGACATTATTTTTAAATCCGAAGGTCCTAAACGTCTGCTTGCACAATTTGCACCGATTGAAAAGAAGGGGGAATAG
- the ligA gene encoding NAD-dependent DNA ligase LigA: MADLQSRVNDLHQLLNQYSYEYYVQDSPSVPDSEYDKLLHELIDIETAHPEYRTEDSPTVRVGGAAQSTFEKVAHDTPMLSLGNAFNEEDLRKFDQRIRDRIGDIEYMCELKIDGLAVSLKYENGRFIQGLTRGDGTTGEDITENLKTIHAIPLKIKDSRTFEVRGEAYMPRQSFIDLNQAKDTNGEQPFANPRNAAAGSLRQLDSKLAAKRKLSVFLYSVNDFTQFNADTQSEALDELDQLGFKTNQERQRVQTIDEVMAYIEKWTEQREKLPYDIDGIVIKVNALEHQEELGFTQKSPRWAIAYKFPAEEVITELRDIELSIGRTGVVTPTAVLNPVKVAGTTVSRASLHNEDLIHDRDIRIGDSVVIKKAGDIIPEVIKSVLDRRPNDAQVYHMPTHCPSCQHELVRIEGEVALRCINPKCQAQLIEGLIHFVSRQAMNIDGLGTKIIQQLYENEKIKDVADIFYLTKEDLLPLDRMGEKKVDNLLNAIEISKENSLEQLLFGLGIRHLGVKASQVLAEKYGSIDQLFNVSEEDLINIHDIGHKLAQSVVTYLENEDIRALINKLKEKNVNMTYKGVKTTEIEGHPEFKDKTIVLTGKLHQMTRNEASKWLELQGAKVTSSVTKSTDLVIAGEDAGSKLAKAEKFGTEIWSEEDFVKKQNDIEG; this comes from the coding sequence GTGGCTGATTTACAATCACGTGTGAATGACTTACATCAACTTTTAAATCAATATAGTTATGAATATTATGTTCAAGACAGCCCATCCGTGCCTGATAGTGAATATGATAAGTTATTACATGAACTCATTGATATTGAAACAGCTCATCCAGAATATCGTACAGAAGATTCACCTACTGTTCGTGTAGGTGGAGCTGCACAATCAACCTTTGAAAAAGTAGCACATGATACCCCGATGTTGAGCTTAGGAAATGCCTTTAACGAAGAAGACTTGAGAAAATTCGATCAACGAATACGCGATCGAATCGGTGATATAGAGTATATGTGTGAATTGAAAATTGACGGGTTAGCGGTATCTCTTAAATATGAAAACGGCAGATTTATACAAGGTTTAACGCGTGGTGATGGTACGACAGGTGAAGATATCACTGAAAATTTAAAAACGATACATGCCATTCCATTAAAAATTAAAGACTCTAGAACTTTTGAAGTTCGTGGTGAAGCATATATGCCAAGACAATCCTTTATTGATTTAAACCAAGCGAAAGATACCAACGGTGAACAACCATTTGCAAATCCGAGAAATGCAGCGGCAGGCTCATTAAGACAATTAGATTCTAAATTGGCAGCAAAACGAAAATTAAGTGTGTTTTTGTATAGTGTAAATGATTTTACTCAGTTTAATGCAGATACTCAAAGTGAAGCGTTAGATGAATTGGACCAATTAGGATTTAAAACAAATCAAGAGCGTCAACGTGTACAAACTATAGATGAGGTCATGGCGTATATTGAAAAATGGACTGAACAGCGTGAAAAGTTACCTTATGATATTGACGGTATTGTGATAAAAGTAAATGCATTGGAGCATCAAGAAGAATTAGGCTTTACTCAGAAATCACCAAGGTGGGCGATAGCATATAAATTTCCAGCTGAAGAGGTTATTACTGAATTGCGTGATATCGAGTTAAGTATCGGTAGAACTGGTGTGGTGACACCTACAGCGGTTTTGAATCCAGTTAAAGTAGCAGGAACTACGGTTTCTCGAGCATCATTACATAATGAAGACTTGATTCATGATAGAGATATTAGAATTGGTGATAGTGTCGTGATTAAAAAAGCAGGTGATATCATACCTGAAGTTATTAAAAGCGTGTTAGATAGACGTCCTAATGATGCACAAGTTTATCACATGCCGACACATTGTCCGAGTTGTCAACACGAGCTAGTGAGAATTGAAGGAGAAGTTGCACTTCGTTGTATTAACCCTAAATGCCAAGCTCAATTGATTGAAGGCTTGATTCATTTTGTATCAAGACAAGCAATGAATATCGATGGCCTTGGCACAAAAATTATTCAACAACTTTATGAAAATGAGAAAATTAAAGATGTTGCCGATATTTTTTATCTAACTAAGGAAGATTTATTACCGCTTGATCGTATGGGTGAAAAAAAGGTAGACAACTTATTAAATGCGATTGAAATTTCTAAAGAAAATTCATTAGAACAACTGCTATTTGGTTTAGGTATTAGACATTTAGGCGTAAAAGCAAGCCAAGTACTCGCTGAGAAGTATGGATCAATAGACCAATTATTTAATGTATCAGAAGAAGATTTAATCAATATTCATGATATTGGACATAAGTTAGCACAATCAGTAGTAACTTACTTAGAAAATGAAGATATCCGTGCTCTAATAAATAAATTAAAAGAAAAAAATGTTAATATGACATATAAAGGCGTGAAAACAACAGAGATTGAAGGTCATCCAGAGTTTAAAGATAAAACGATTGTACTCACAGGTAAGTTACATCAAATGACAAGAAATGAAGCTTCAAAATGGTTAGAACTTCAAGGTGCAAAGGTAACAAGTAGTGTTACAAAAAGTACAGATTTAGTAATTGCAGGTGAAGATGCAGGTTCTAAATTAGCGAAAGCTGAAAAGTTTGGTACAGAAATTTGGTCAGAAGAAGACTTTGTTAAAAAACAAAATGATATCGAGGGATAG